The genomic window CTTAGGGCTGCATTTCCATGCAGAAAACTATGCAGTATGAACTACTCCCAAGTTCCATTTGTGAAAAACTCTTCCACAAAATTTTGTATCCATATATAATGCATTCATTCTGTACTTTTAATATCATACATCTTATAcatattaaagaaaaatcatgATTGAtgttaattcaattaaataacgaaaaaaaaagtgCTTTGTGAGTCTTCCAATAAGTCGCGTTTATTAAGAATCTATCTACTGcttcaaataaaaacataCCTGCAAGTTAATCTACGGAATATCCACAATGCTATGGCTCTTTCTGCTCCAATATGCCATCAATTACGTCAATGCCCACCATATCGCTGTACTCTTCATCCGATAGGTTTGTCTTTGGTCCATGATAATACTTCTTCTTATAAagcaaataatatatcCAGGCTAAAAACCAAATACCAGGACCAATAACACATGCATAGTTCATATtagttttatttattccatGTTGTTGTGATGGAAACATTTccattataataataaatactTCATACAGTACTCCAATCCACGAAACAATTGGTGATAAAACCTTACCCAAGTAAAACGGACCTGGTCTGAATATGTCTCTTCCGGAAGTTAGTCTCAGAAGAGTTGGCGTACACCAGGCCAAATAATTACCTGCCACTGCCAAACTGAAAAGAGCATTTGCTGCTGTAGCATCAATTAGACAAAGCAAACCCAATACCAAAGAACTTACACAGGCAGCTAAAATTGCAAAAAATGGGACCGAATTATGAACTTGCTTAATGTATTTGGAAAAAGGTAACCCATCATCACGGGAAAAAGCCCAAATTTGTCTCGATATAGCAGTACAAATAGAACATCCCATCAAAAATTGACAAAATGCCATGAGGGATAGGAAAGCAATCGTCCATTTCTTTCCTAATGAATCATAAATCAGTTGCGCCATTGGGAAACCATATTGGGTATCTAAAACATTCTCGAGTTGTGGATCGATGCAAGCCatcaaacaaataataatgagcCAACCTAGAATCCAGCAAGCAGAAATAGAACCTATTATACCTACTGGAACTGATTTCTTGGCATCCTTTGCCTCCTCTGATTGATGAACACAAGAGTCGAATGAACCAATCGTCCAAACAGCAGGCATAAAACCTGTCAAACAGAACTGCCAACCTCCATTCCAGTCACTAAAATTCTCAAATCCCCCAAAGATGAAACTAGCGTCATTAAAAGTACCTCTTTTATGTTTGGTTCCAACCGGTAATGCAATGAAAAGTAAAActataatgaaaagattCGATACGATGctaatattttgaaggCGTGCGATAACTCCTGATGCCATTGATGTACAAAGTGCCATAACAATAACGGAAGCGAGAAATACAGCATATAATCTTCCATCGGTTATATTGAAATCTCCATCATAGGTGACAACTACAGCCGCCATAATCTCTTCAGCCAAACCATAATCAATAGAACAAAGACCTGCAACCAATGCTAATGAATTCGAACAACCgataatgaaagaaaaaaccTCTTTGTAGCCTTTTGGCGCATAATAATATGTCCAATAATATAGTCCACCTGCTGTTGGTATGGCACTTGCATTTTCTGCCATTGAAATACcaactaataatatgaaaaatgatgCAATAAACCAACCCCAAACGAAGGAGACAGACCCGCCAGAGATACCTGTTCCCATTACTGATGCTATAGAAGGTAGTAAGCCCATAATGGAGAATGCAATACCGAATACTTGTAATGTTGAGAATTGCCTTTTTAACTCTTGTTTGTAACCAATTTCTGCCAACAGTTGATTATCATTTACTGATTTGGATGCATTAATGTAATTAACCTCACCTGCACCCGTCTTAGATATAATCGAGCGCAGGTTGCTTGCCATATTATGCAACTCAATGGAACCTTCTTCCGTAGAAGCCCTCGGTTCCAGGTTGATTATCTTGATGTCTTTCTTACTACTTTCCGAAGTCATAGTACTGTTCATTGCCGAGATAGTTTATGAAGTTGTTAATAATCGACTACAGAGACAAATTGCGTTCAATAATGTTTTTACTATAAATATGAACATCATTATAAATAGCTACTTCAACTTATAAACTTTATATCTTAAACGCCCATGTCCATATATATCTGTCGTAAAGGAGATCTTTATCTTGTTGACTAGCGATTTTAGATAAGAGTAAGGAACCATTTAGAAAATCAGGAAAAATAAAcgaaaaatttgaaagaaggCTTCAAACTTGATTATATCAATCGCTCTGAGAAATGTGTTACACACCTCTTGATTATCCATCAAGCCTATCAGTTTTTGATAAGGAACGCTCTCCATACTCGGAGTTGCATATTTGAGTCTTCGATAAGGCGATAAGGAAA from Naumovozyma dairenensis CBS 421 chromosome 3, complete genome includes these protein-coding regions:
- the UGA4 gene encoding Uga4p (ancestral locus Anc_5.112) — encoded protein: MNSTMTSESSKKDIKIINLEPRASTEEGSIELHNMASNLRSIISKTGAGEVNYINASKSVNDNQLLAEIGYKQELKRQFSTLQVFGIAFSIMGLLPSIASVMGTGISGGSVSFVWGWFIASFFILLVGISMAENASAIPTAGGLYYWTYYYAPKGYKEVFSFIIGCSNSLALVAGLCSIDYGLAEEIMAAVVVTYDGDFNITDGRLYAVFLASVIVMALCTSMASGVIARLQNISIVSNLFIIVLLFIALPVGTKHKRGTFNDASFIFGGFENFSDWNGGWQFCLTGFMPAVWTIGSFDSCVHQSEEAKDAKKSVPVGIIGSISACWILGWLIIICLMACIDPQLENVLDTQYGFPMAQLIYDSLGKKWTIAFLSLMAFCQFLMGCSICTAISRQIWAFSRDDGLPFSKYIKQVHNSVPFFAILAACVSSLVLGLLCLIDATAANALFSLAVAGNYLAWCTPTLLRLTSGRDIFRPGPFYLGKVLSPIVSWIGVLYEVFIIIMEMFPSQQHGINKTNMNYACVIGPGIWFLAWIYYLLYKKKYYHGPKTNLSDEEYSDMVGIDVIDGILEQKEP